The window AAATCAtgcaggtcgtcgtcgtctacTCCTGTAGAGCTTGCCTGGCTGCTAGTCCGGGCGAGGTCGTACGAGGCGGGCTTGGCCACGTCAAAATCGATGCCGTTaccgatggcgaggtcgaaCGGGAGGTCTGTGTGatcggcggcagctccgTTGACAAGCAGCCAAGAGGATTGGCTGAGAAGACCATCCTGGGCCTCATGGTCTGGAAGCTCGTCATTGAAATCCCTGTGACTGTCAGTGTCCATCCCTATCACGGCCAAGTCTCTATGGCGGAACGTACTTGATCAGAGACGCGTCGTTCCTCGGGGCGTCGGTGCTAAGAAGACGGGCGGGCCCGGCAGGCTGCGCAGCCGGGTCGTCGTGGCCATCGGTGTTGGGCAGCCACTTCTGGCCGAAAGGGTCATCGACCGCTTGCCCGGCCCATGAGAACGGGTTGCTGGAGTTGTTACTGGAGAAGTGTGCCATGCCCACTCAGTGTTAGTGAGCGAGTATGTGAGTATCACGGCGGTTTGCAGATTATCAGATTCAAGTAATGAGAGGCTGTGTTTATAGAGTTCGCCCGGAAGGTGGCAAGGAAGGGTGGCCCGACGGGCGTAGAAGAAAGGGGAGCAGCCATCCTTATGTGTGATGTGCCGCCTGAGCCCAGGTATCTAAGgcgggggagaggagaggtgaggaggaggaggaggagagaggagagagagagagccttgCTGGACACCGTTGTGCTCTGATCGGACGTGTTACTGTTTGACAAGCAGCAAATGGCATGTGGTTTTGTCGTGGTTTGAGAGGCACGATGAAAGGTGAGTGGTCGAGAGGGGAGCTCGGTCATGCCCAACGAGCTGCGCGGTGCTTTCCGTCAGGGGTCTTAGTGTAAGCAGCGGGCCAACCACAGCAGGCCAGTGCGTTCTCGGTGAGTTCCAGAGAGAAGCCAGCGCCGGGGATGAGCTCCGATATAGGGCGGTAGGGTGGCAGGACGATAGGGCCGCAGCTGACGGCTTCCACCGGGCTGTTCTCTCCTCACTCCTCTTGTGTCCTCTTCACTCCCTCGCTCACTCGTTTACCTCACTAATCAATATCCGTACCTTTTTACTCTGATCACCATgtactcactcactcactaaTTCCTCACTCCTCACTTCTTACCCACTCTTTATCCCTCACTCCCATCTCTCGTTtcctcactcactcccaTCGGCTCTCCCATCCGCCTTTTCTCCTCCCATCCACTGACTATGACTGTTCCGTCTTCTCTACACCACACACCACTCACACCTACAACACACACTTACACCACACACGCCTACACTTACACCCACACACCCTCTCGTCAGCAACCCAAGACAGGGCGAACGGGTGGGTGGTGGCTCAAGCCTGCCGGAAACAACGGGCAAACCGTAAGGCGCACCACCAACCCGGGATGCCTCGTCCCAAATTCCTTGCGTCTTGTTGCACTTGTGTGCCCCACGATCCGAACTGAGGCATTATTCGACCTCGAGTTGCCCTTCTTGCGCATTTGTCCTCGATCCCGTTCGTGGGTCCATCCGATCCAACGACGCCGTTGTCGGCGGGTCCAGGGAACAAGGAAGGACACCACAAGAATGATTCACACGCGTGGGGATCGGACAAAGTCAAcgccgccctctccctcacAAATAACCTCATTATCAGCATCAACACCAACCCCGCGGCGATGTTGGAGTCACCGTATCGGACAGCCTGGTCTTAGCCTGCCTTCTGTTTTGTTTCCTCATAAGCAGCCCCCCATTCCTCTTTGAGTGACCGAGCGCGTCATCCCTCGCCCAGCTACAGTCTGTCCCGGAAACTCTCCTCTACACCACATCCGCCCATCCACccgcccatccatccccgTCCGCGGATCCCCAGCCGGCAGCCTGATTCTTAGCCTCCTCGGCTACCTACTCTTGGACTTTTGCCTTTGTCCCTTGTCTCTGCCACGACTCAGCCTGCTCGGAGCTTCTCCAATTCTCCCAGACCCGAGAACTTGGCAGAGCTGGACAGCCTACGTCTTGTTGCTGCCtgaccctcgacgacgccaacgcacgattctctccccctccttaGGATCTCGCCGACTTGCGAATAATGCGGCTCTTGGTAATTACTTTTACCTCCGAccgcgctctctctctctctaccttCTCACGCCCCAGCGCGAATCATGACGCACGACGAACGACATACTGATGTGCTCGTCCGCCGTGTTAGCTCGTCAACGATGACGGACCcccgtcgtccgtctcgccctATTTCGCTCCCTTTGTCGACGCCTTGAACGAGGCTGGCCACACAACCGTCGTCGTGATCCCTGACCGTCCGCTGTCCTGGATCGGCAAAGCTCACGCGGTCGGCAAAACCCTCACCGCCGCGAGCAGGTGCCCGGCCTCCTTCGCCGACAGGACCTGCGACGTCCCTGGCtgtgacgacgccgacgaccgcACCCACCGCTggcttgtcgtcgacggcctccccGCCAGCTGTGCCCAGATCGGCCTGTTCCATGCCGGCTTCGAGCCCGCCgacttcgacctcgtcgtctcgggcCCCAACCACGGTCCCAACGCGAGCACCGTCTACGCCCTAGGCAGCGGCAcggtcggcggcgccatggaGGCTGCGCAGTGCGGAAGGAAGGCCGTGGCCCTCAGCTTCGGCAGCAAGGACGCGCAGCCCGATGACGTTATCCGAGCCGCCTGCGTCCGCGCTGCCGCGCTCGTAGACGACCTCGCGCGGGACTGGCACCCGGACGTCGACGTGTACAGCGTCAACGTGCCCATGGTTGCCGACATCGCAGATCGGCCGGTGAGACTGACCACCACGGCGCGCGGCCGCTGGGTCACGGGGGGCCTGTTCAGCCCCGCGCCCGCCGATCCTGAGAAGCTGGCGGCCTCACGTGTCTACCAGTTTCGGTGGGCGCCGCAGCTGGCCGACATCAAGcgccaggccgaggagagccccgagggcgaggacctGTGGGCGTCACTCAATGGCGTCATCAGTGTTGCCCCCTTGAAAGCGAGCTTCACGGCTGTCGACGTGCGGAAGTGACCATTTCTATTCACTCGCACCAAGTCCATCCCGGTCGGATGCTTGGAATAAAGACTCCGTTGACACCAGTAACATAGACTAAAGCATAGACTGAAAAAAGGTATGACATAGATGCACGGGTATGAGATAGACCCGCGGAACAGACATAGACGAGGCAACGGCTTGAGGCTCAAGTAGACACACATCCACCGGCGCTCTCTTCAATGAAGATGCCTCCGTATATCTGGCCCTCGTCCAAGTTGTTCGACTGGTATCCCTCGTTCACTACGTCACTCGTACCCGTTGGTTTCTTCAAGAGGCCAATCTGGTATTGTCCGTCACCCACGAGGTTGGCCGCGATGACGCCGTCTTGCCTGGCGAGTGGGGCGTTGCCCGCAGAGTACCAGACTTGAATGGTACTGTCACAACACCTCAGTAAACATGTGACAAGGTTAGGGGGGGGATGAGCTAGGTGAGCGTACTTATTGGTAAAGTCCAGCGTCAGGGCGAAATTTTGCCACGACCCGTCCGTCGCCACGGGCGTCGACCAGACGAGCCTATTGTCCCGGTCCAGCAATTTGAATGTGTTCCTCGGCAGCCCCGGCtggccgatgatggtgccCGTCTGGAAGCTGAACTGGTTCGCGTCGTACGCGGCCGTCTCGTGCCAGACGTTCTGTTTGCAACGCTGCTCAGCACGAGGGCGGCTCAAGCGACGAGAACCACGTATAGGAGTATaggaaggaagagaagagaaaaacaCCATATTTGACCTACGAGGTACTCGTGCGTTAGGTtcaacggcctcgccgtATCCTGCCGCACGCTAAAATGGAGCGTCTTGACCCCGGCGCCAGCAGGCCCGCCAACGTTGGCGTCCCCGGCGAACAGCAGCCCCGCGCGCCGGAAGCCGCGCTGGTCCATGAAGACGCTTGCGTCAGAGATGGTCACCTCGAGCGGGCGCCTCCTCTCCCCGCCCGAGTCGAAGCGTGAGGGCGGCCCGGCTCGGGGTAGCAGGATGATGTCAGACCAGAGCAGGCCCTCGCCTTTCACGTAGTCCGGGTTGTATGGGttccagccgccgcccgaggccgagtcAAAATCCCCGGGCACCGCGGCTGCGGGGACGCGACcgtcgaagatgacggggCATTGTATGGATGCTGCGCCGCAGTTTGAGGGGCTTGACGCTGTGAGGACAACCAgggcgaggagcaggagggcAGCGGGTGGGAGCATTTTGAAAACTTTGGTCCAAAGGGTGATGGGTTACAGAGGAAGGAGGGTAGAATGAAGGCAGAATGCCCATTATATCATATCACTCACCATTGTCACGCACTCAAATTTTACGATGTCTCTGTCGTAGGTCTGTGCAGATCGAGTGATGGGTTAATCTACCATGGCGGTTACGCTCCGTGTAAAAGGAGCTTTCCAGGGTAACATTCTCGTATCCGAGTTTGGAGTAGTGAAGAACATCGTCATGAATATAGCTGGTGGCCGGTGAGTGGACCGGGTAAAGTCGTCGTGTCGCGATGTGCTGGGTTGCAAAACATCGTTGACTTTGGGACGCCGATCTTCTCACCGCTTGATCTCTCCTAATGTTCTTGTTCTCAATTTCACTTACAGGCTTGGTAAACGGCTTTCTGTTTGTTCTGACGGGTTGCAGATgtgcaagagagagagagagagagagagagagagagagagagagagagagagagagaggcagatAAAGGCAATGAGAGACAGGTGGGCAGGAGAAATGAAACACCAATGGAATTTGAAGAACTCCAAGCCGCACCATATAAATACGGCATTTCATTTTCCCGATTTCCCTACTATGACTGCACGACGACAAGTGAAGTCGGGGCGTTTGGCGTCCCGATCTCATCCGCAGCTTGGAAGTCTGCGGTAGAACTGGGAAAAGGCAGATTCCAGTCGACAGGATCATCTGAGGGGACAGCCTTCGATCAATGCACTCAGTCTCTGCGACGCACGCAAAAAGGAAGtgaaaaaagaagaagaagaagaagctaAAAGCATGCGGAAGATGCGCCGCCAAGGCAACCAATCAACCGGGTCCGTCGCATGTCTCTGCCTTCGATGCAGATACGAAATACGATTTCCCGACTCAGCCCAGGACGCCAGCCAATGACAGAGCCCAAGAGAGCCCCGTGTGGGGCCGGTTGAATGCGGGATTCGATTCCGTTGATGTCCGGCTTACACGAGTGTCTTTTGGCTGGCCTCGAGCGTCCTCGATGATGAGAGAGGCTTGAGAGATTTTAAGGGGACGTCTTGTATTCTGAGTTGTATAAAGGAGACTGGCCGTCGCTTTTTTGTCTACGTGTTTCGTGGAGTGAGTCGCAGCATTGCACGTCAATCATCATCTCTCGCAGACAGACTTGCACGACAAGCTTCCATTTTTGACGTTTTTGAATACGTCTCATATTTCAGTCTAAGAACGATCCTTAGacacccccccttcctcatcCCCGGCAACCAAGCTCCCGTCATCATGAACTTCATGGGAAGGAAAAGCGACGTCAAGTCCGAGGACGTGGCCCACGTGCCGCCCGAGCTCTCCGACTTGCACTGCTTCACCGAGaccggcggcgtcatcacGACGAGTGAGTACCCCTTGTCCCGTGCTCtaagaaaacaaaaaaacagCAAGGATATTCGGCCAGACTGACACTCACACGCCGGCAGCAATGTTCGACATCCCCGGGTACCGCGTGGTGCGGACGCTGGGCGCAGTGTACGGCCTCTCGGTGCGGTCGCGCAACATCGCGGCGAGCCTCGGCATGGTGATCAAGTCGCTGGCAGGGGGCGAGCTACGGTGGTTCACGACAATGCTGTACAACTGCCGCAACGACGCGCTGGGCAGGGTGGTCAGCGAGTGCAAGCAgcgcggcggcaacgccatcATCTGCCTGCGGTTCGACGCGGCGGACCTGGGTGGGTTCGCGCAGACGTGTGCATACGGGACGGCCTGCGTCGTGGAAAAGattgacgaagacgccgccgtcgcgcctCAGCTTGCTTCTTAGGGAGAGATGCGTGTCTGGGTATGTCACGCAGGGTCTTGTTGGAGCGAAGCCTATTTGTTTCGAGTTTGTCGTGATTCGATAATGCGTGGATTTTGGATACTCACGTGCATGAtacggggggaggggggttggaTACCATCACTAGAGCTTAAAGATCAGGTCTATTTCGTGACGTCCGTCTCATGTTGCAGTCGCCCGAAGAGTCGACTTGCATCCAGTATCCAATCTAAACCTATGTGTATGTTCCCCTCAGACTGGAAGACTGAGTGAGTGATACTGGATGCACCGGCGGACAATGTGATGGGTTTGTTTGGTGGAAGACATGGGAATCAGTACACGGACCTGCCACAAACAGGGTAGTCTTGCATCATGCATCAAGCTGAAGAGATCCTTCTACCAGGAGGTTTTCATCCAGTAATTAAGCATGATTGGGCAGGATAAGGCGATAACGGTGCTGTTCCCCCAGGGGCCGGCGGACAGGTACTGACTGGGAAAGTGACTGTCGAAACGGGCAAGAGGCCCACTCCTGCCGCACTCCGCATCCATGGATACCGAGGTACCTAGGCGTTGATTAGGCCCCCAAGAACTCAAAAACATGGGGAGGCTCACTGCAGCATGATGTACCTACTGCGGGCATGCTAGGGGACTCCCACAGCTGTGGCACTGCTAGTCCAGGCCGTCTCTGTCAGGAGGGTCCCACTGCTAACACCGAGCAGCTCGCATAAGGCCAAGCGAACAGCTCCAGCTTCCAGAGAATACCGTGTACGTAAGTACGTGTGTACTCTGAATTACAGTCTAATCCCTTTGTTCGGTCTTGACTCGCTCTTCGCTCATACAACATACACAATACAATCAACCTTTCCAGCATCCACGACCCTCGACCCCCTCGACCCCCGACCCTCgaccctcgtcctctccaaAAAACccccgacggccgccggTCCATGGGGagtcgttgccgtcgtcgtgtcCCCAATATCCAAAAGAGGACTGAAGCTGCCTCGAGACAGCATGCCGTTTCAAGTCCTTGCGCCGTCCACCTAGTTTCAATCCCATCTCTATTTCTGCTTTGACGGTTGTATCTGCGTTGGCACACAATCTCTCCCGAAGAATCCCAACAGGATTGCATATCAGTCCCCGTCCCTCTCTTGCACAATGGAAGGCCAGCCACCCCAATCGACCGCCGAGGACCCCAGGATGTCCCACGAATCCTCCCTCTCGAGCGTTTCCACCACCAGCCTCGTCTTCGAACGTCTGCACGAGCAGAATGAGAAGAGCTACCACTCCTCCTCTCAGAGGCGCCGCGCCCCgtccgccgctgccggcggcTATGCCGACCatcccgacgacgacgacgacgaggacgactaTAAGGAGTCCGACGCAAATGACCTTGAGACAGGCCCCTTCCTGGCGTCTCCCGGCATAATGCGCCGCGTCGGCATGGACCGCGGGCTGAAAAAGGGACTGTTAATCCTTGGCGCTGCCTTCGTTTTTGCATGGGGCGCTGCCCTCTTTGTCTTTTTGTCCAACAAGTCGTACAGGCACGGGAGTACCGTTGAACATGATCCGTCCGCTACCTCGCGCGGCTCCGGAAAACCCGTGACGTTGGACCAGGTCATGACCGGCCTCTGGTACCCAAACTCCCACTCGATAAGCTGGATTGAGGGTCCCAACGGAGAAGACGGGTtgctcctcgagcagggTGCGCGGGGCAAGGACtatctcgtcgtcgaggacgtgaGGTCCGCCAAGACGGACGGTGAAGTCGCGGCCGATGTTGTCCAGAGTCGCACCTTGATGAAGAATCCCTGGATTGATGTCAATGGCCGCCAATTGacgcccgccgacggccgcccgAGTAAGGACATGAAGAAGGTCCTTGTCTCGACCGATCGGAACCGCAACTGGCGCCACTCCTTCACGGCGCTGTATTGGATCTTTGACGTCGAAACTCAaaccgccgaggcccttgaTCCCGAGCACCCCGAAGGCCGGGTACAGCTCGCCACCTGGAGCCCCCAGAGTAATGCCGTTGTATTCACCAGAGACAACAACCTCTTCTTGAGGAAACTGGATGGCGACAAGAAGGTCACGCAGATCACAAAGGACGGCGGACCCGAGTATTTCTATGGCATCCCCGATTGGGTCTACGAGGAGGAAGTGTTTGCTGGAAACAGCGCCACTTGGTACTCGGAGGACGGCAAGTACGTCGCATTCCTGCGAACCAACGAGACGGGCGTCCCAGAGTACCCTTTGCAGTACTTCGTATCGCGGCCCTCGGGCAAGGAAAAGCCTCCCGGCGAAGAGACGTACCCGGATGAGAAGCGCATCAAGTACCCCCGTGCTGGCAGCCACAACCCCGTCGTAGACCTTCTCTTCTACGACGTCGAGCGCGGCGATGTTTTCTCGGTCGATATCGAAGGCGGCTTCGCGGATGACGACAGACTCATCAATATGGTCCTCTGGGCCAGTAACAAGGTCCTGATCAAGGAGACCAACCGCGTGAGTGACATCATGCgagtcgtcctcgttgatGTCGTCGCTCGTACCGGCAAGACGGTCAACACCATTGACGTGGGCAAGCTCGACGGTGGCTGGTTTGAGATATCTCACGAGACCCAGTTCATTCCCGCCGATCCTGCCAATGGACGACCCGAGGATGGCTATATCGACACCGTGGTCCACGACAACGGTGATCACATTGCGTACTTCTCACCTATGGACAACCCTGAGCCCGTCTATCTCACCGGCGGCAACTGGGAGGTTGTAGGCGGGCCCTCGGCAGTTGATCTGAAGAACAACTTGGTGTACTTCGTTTCGACCCAGGAATCTTCGATCCAGCGCCACGTTTACAGCGTTCACCTCAATGGGTCCGACCTCAAGCCGTTCACGGACACCAAGTTTGAGAGCTACTACGacatctcc is drawn from Colletotrichum destructivum chromosome 6, complete sequence and contains these coding sequences:
- a CDS encoding Putative peptidase S9, prolyl oligopeptidase, catalytic domain, dipeptidylpeptidase IV, coding for MEGQPPQSTAEDPRMSHESSLSSVSTTSLVFERLHEQNEKSYHSSSQRRRAPSAAAGGYADHPDDDDDEDDYKESDANDLETGPFLASPGIMRRVGMDRGLKKGLLILGAAFVFAWGAALFVFLSNKSYRHGSTVEHDPSATSRGSGKPVTLDQVMTGLWYPNSHSISWIEGPNGEDGLLLEQGARGKDYLVVEDVRSAKTDGEVAADVVQSRTLMKNPWIDVNGRQLTPADGRPSKDMKKVLVSTDRNRNWRHSFTALYWIFDVETQTAEALDPEHPEGRVQLATWSPQSNAVVFTRDNNLFLRKLDGDKKVTQITKDGGPEYFYGIPDWVYEEEVFAGNSATWYSEDGKYVAFLRTNETGVPEYPLQYFVSRPSGKEKPPGEETYPDEKRIKYPRAGSHNPVVDLLFYDVERGDVFSVDIEGGFADDDRLINMVLWASNKVLIKETNRVSDIMRVVLVDVVARTGKTVNTIDVGKLDGGWFEISHETQFIPADPANGRPEDGYIDTVVHDNGDHIAYFSPMDNPEPVYLTGGNWEVVGGPSAVDLKNNLVYFVSTQESSIQRHVYSVHLNGSDLKPFTDTKFESYYDISFSSGAGFSLLTYQGPKIPWQKVISTPSNPTSYEHIIEKNEELAVNAKKYELPILKYGTIKVDDVELNYVERRPPHFNEKKRYPVLFQQYSGPGSQSVNKKFSVDFQSYVASALGYIVVTVDGRGTGFIGRKNRVLIRDQLGHWEAHDQIAAAKIWAAKKYVDAARIAIWGWSYGGFNALKTLEMDAGETFSYGMAVAPVTDWRFYDSIYTERYMRTPQLNPSGYDQTAISNVSALAGNVRWLMMHGVADDNVHYQSTLTLLDKLNLEGVENYDVHVFPDSDHGIYFHGANRIVYDKLSNWLINAFNGEWLKIVDAKPIVEPKEKERR
- a CDS encoding Putative survival protein SurE-like phosphatase/nucleotidase, whose product is MRLLLVNDDGPPSSVSPYFAPFVDALNEAGHTTVVVIPDRPLSWIGKAHAVGKTLTAASRCPASFADRTCDVPGCDDADDRTHRWLVVDGLPASCAQIGLFHAGFEPADFDLVVSGPNHGPNASTVYALGSGTVGGAMEAAQCGRKAVALSFGSKDAQPDDVIRAACVRAAALVDDLARDWHPDVDVYSVNVPMVADIADRPVRLTTTARGRWVTGGLFSPAPADPEKLAASRVYQFRWAPQLADIKRQAEESPEGEDLWASLNGVISVAPLKASFTAVDVRK
- a CDS encoding Putative UPF0145 domain superfamily protein codes for the protein MNFMGRKSDVKSEDVAHVPPELSDLHCFTETGGVITTTMFDIPGYRVVRTLGAVYGLSVRSRNIAASLGMVIKSLAGGELRWFTTMLYNCRNDALGRVVSECKQRGGNAIICLRFDAADLGGFAQTCAYGTACVVEKIDEDAAVAPQLAS